A stretch of the Thiocystis violascens DSM 198 genome encodes the following:
- a CDS encoding bifunctional cobalt-precorrin-7 (C(5))-methyltransferase/cobalt-precorrin-6B (C(15))-methyltransferase, which yields MTAWLTIVGIGEDGLPGLGEEARRAVAEATVLFGGERHLALVPERAGQRRQTWPSPFGAAYDQLLALRGSPVCVLASGDPMFYGIGGSLAERIAPDEMRILPAPASVSLAAARMGWPVQETRIVPAHGRPLERVNLYLTDGARLLVLSADAHTPAQLATLLDARGFGDSRLSVFERLGGPAERRLDGLAADWTHPPGAALNLIAVACRAGPDALPWSRRCGLPDDAYAHDGQLTKRDIRAATLARLAPLPGERLWDVGAGCGSIGIEWMRAERGCRAIAIESDASRRALIERNRTRLGVPELDLVAGRAPEALEGLASPDAVFIGGGLTVAGVADRCWQALKPGGRLVANAVTVQSEAFLVGLRARIGGDLTRIAIAHASPLGRFDGWRPAMPVTLLTAVKPD from the coding sequence ATGACCGCCTGGCTCACCATCGTCGGGATCGGCGAGGACGGCCTCCCGGGGCTCGGCGAGGAGGCGCGGCGCGCCGTCGCCGAGGCCACCGTCCTCTTTGGCGGCGAGCGCCATCTCGCCCTGGTTCCTGAGCGTGCCGGCCAGCGGCGCCAGACTTGGCCGAGCCCCTTCGGCGCGGCCTACGATCAATTGCTCGCCCTGCGCGGCAGCCCGGTCTGCGTCCTGGCGAGCGGCGATCCCATGTTCTACGGCATCGGCGGCAGTCTCGCGGAGCGTATCGCTCCCGACGAGATGCGCATCCTGCCCGCCCCCGCGTCAGTCTCGCTGGCGGCCGCGCGGATGGGCTGGCCCGTGCAGGAGACACGGATCGTTCCGGCCCACGGTCGACCGCTGGAGCGCGTCAATCTGTACCTGACAGACGGGGCACGTCTCCTGGTTCTCTCCGCCGACGCCCACACGCCCGCCCAGCTCGCCACCCTGCTCGATGCGCGCGGATTCGGCGACAGCCGGCTCAGCGTCTTCGAGCGGCTCGGCGGACCAGCGGAACGACGCCTCGACGGGCTGGCGGCGGATTGGACGCATCCGCCCGGCGCGGCGCTGAATCTGATCGCGGTCGCGTGTCGCGCCGGCCCGGACGCACTGCCCTGGTCGCGCCGCTGCGGGCTGCCGGACGACGCCTACGCGCACGACGGCCAGCTCACCAAGCGGGACATCAGAGCGGCGACCCTGGCCCGGCTGGCGCCGCTGCCCGGAGAACGGCTGTGGGACGTGGGCGCGGGCTGCGGCTCCATCGGCATCGAATGGATGCGCGCCGAGCGCGGCTGCCGCGCCATCGCCATCGAATCGGACGCCTCCCGACGCGCGCTCATCGAGCGGAATCGCACCCGTCTGGGCGTCCCCGAGCTTGATCTGGTCGCCGGACGCGCACCCGAAGCGCTGGAAGGGCTGGCGTCGCCGGATGCCGTCTTCATCGGCGGCGGACTCACCGTCGCCGGCGTCGCCGACCGCTGCTGGCAGGCGCTCAAGCCGGGCGGACGACTCGTCGCCAACGCGGTCACGGTGCAAAGCGAGGCGTTTCTCGTCGGTCTGCGCGCGCGCATCGGCGGCGACTTGACCCGCATCGCCATCGCCCACGCCTCGCCGCTCGGCCGCTTCGACGGCTGGCGCCCGGCCATGCCGGTCACCCTGCTCACCGCGGTCAAGCCGGATTGA
- a CDS encoding LysR family transcriptional regulator, whose protein sequence is MFLETKHLRTLAEIQETGSLTQAAERLHLTQSALSHQIKWLEETIGQPLFVRKSRPLRLTPAGARLLDLAHRVLPEIRRAEADLRRMGEGLGGRLHLVVECHSCYDWLLPAMDSYRRDWPDVELDLVTGRSFAALPALAESQVDLVITSDPVDTPDLAFVPLFRFEILLALAPGHPLAASPGVRPLDLADAVLICYPVERARLDIFRRFLEPAGIEPAGLRTSELSVMILQLVKSGRGVAALPNWVLAAALAERQIAVSRLGETGLWSTLYAGMRARDRESPFLDAFVSEVRRTARRLLAGIEPVDDMRQGRGSDRRPTESDFMLNPA, encoded by the coding sequence ATGTTCCTGGAGACCAAGCATCTGCGGACTCTCGCCGAGATCCAGGAAACGGGCTCTCTGACCCAGGCGGCGGAGCGCTTGCATCTGACTCAGTCGGCGCTTTCTCACCAGATCAAATGGCTCGAAGAGACGATCGGACAGCCGCTCTTCGTGCGCAAGAGCCGACCACTGCGTCTCACGCCGGCGGGCGCGCGTCTGCTCGATCTCGCGCACCGTGTCCTGCCCGAGATCCGACGGGCCGAAGCCGACCTGCGACGGATGGGGGAGGGACTGGGCGGCCGTCTGCATCTCGTGGTGGAGTGCCACAGTTGTTATGACTGGCTACTGCCGGCCATGGACAGCTATCGGCGCGACTGGCCCGACGTGGAGCTCGATCTCGTCACCGGCAGGAGCTTCGCCGCCTTGCCGGCCCTGGCCGAGTCTCAGGTGGATCTGGTCATCACCTCGGACCCGGTGGATACCCCGGACCTGGCGTTCGTCCCGCTCTTCCGCTTCGAGATCCTGCTAGCGCTGGCCCCTGGGCATCCGCTGGCCGCCAGTCCGGGGGTGCGGCCGCTGGACCTGGCGGATGCGGTCTTGATCTGTTACCCGGTGGAGCGGGCGCGGCTGGACATCTTCCGCCGTTTCCTCGAACCGGCGGGGATCGAGCCCGCGGGTTTGCGGACATCCGAGCTTTCGGTGATGATCCTGCAACTGGTCAAGAGCGGGCGTGGGGTCGCCGCCCTGCCGAACTGGGTGCTCGCCGCGGCACTGGCCGAACGGCAGATCGCCGTCTCGCGCCTAGGCGAGACCGGGCTGTGGTCGACGCTCTATGCGGGGATGCGCGCGCGCGACCGGGAGAGCCCTTTCCTCGACGCCTTCGTGTCCGAGGTGCGCCGAACGGCACGACGCCTGCTCGCCGGCATCGAGCCGGTCGACGACATGAGGCAGGGCAGGGGCTCTGACCGTCGCCCCACGGAATCGGACTTCATGCTCAATCCGGCTTGA
- the metE gene encoding 5-methyltetrahydropteroyltriglutamate--homocysteine S-methyltransferase, translating to MAIAHNLGFPRIGVGRELKWALESYWKGEHGPERLLAIGRELRARHWRLQQEAGLDQVPVGDFSFYDQMLDHSAMLGAVPERFGPIEGQVDLNTYFRMARGRAPTGEPAAACEMTKWFDTNYHYIVPELRADQVFRLASGKLFDEVDEARALGLTPRPVLIGPLTYLWMAKTRGGDFDRLSLLERLLPVYGEILARLKVQGVDWVQIDEPILVLDLPTDWRLAFESAYSQLTGNRPKLLLTTYFGALGDNLHRACHLPVDGLHLDLVRAPEQLERVIDWLPGTKVLSVGIIDGRNVWRADLSGILDRLQPLHARLGERLWVAPSCSLLHVPVDLEQENGLDTEIRAWMAFATQKIGEVCVIKEALEQGREAVAETLRASDAAIASRRGSARLQRPDVRGRAAVVDDAQARRQSPYAARAGIQQARFGLPPYPTTTIGSFPQTQEIRAARRDHKSGQLDDSGYAAAMREQIAIAVQAQESYGIDVLVHGEPERNDMVEYFGEQLDGFVFTRNGWVQSYGSRCVKPPVIFGDVARPAPMTVDWTCYAQSLTERPMKGMLTGPVTILQWSFVRDDQPRAETCLQIALALRDEVRDLEQAGIGIIQIDEPAFREGLPLRRADWPGYLEWAVRGFRIASCGVEDATQIHTHMCYSEFNDIIAAIADLDADVITIETARSDMELLDAFSDFAYPNEIGPGVYDIHSPNVAQIEAMIGLMRKAAERIPPARLWVNPDCGLKTRGWPEVEASLRNMVEAARLLRGTAA from the coding sequence ATGGCGATCGCACATAACCTGGGCTTCCCACGCATCGGCGTGGGGCGCGAGCTGAAATGGGCGCTTGAGTCCTACTGGAAGGGGGAGCATGGACCGGAGCGCCTGCTCGCGATCGGGCGGGAACTGCGCGCCCGCCACTGGCGCCTCCAGCAGGAGGCCGGATTGGATCAAGTGCCGGTCGGCGACTTCTCCTTCTACGACCAGATGCTGGACCACAGCGCCATGCTTGGGGCGGTGCCGGAGCGCTTCGGCCCGATCGAGGGCCAGGTCGACCTGAATACCTATTTCCGCATGGCGCGTGGACGCGCGCCGACGGGCGAGCCCGCCGCCGCCTGCGAGATGACCAAGTGGTTCGATACCAACTATCACTACATCGTCCCCGAGCTGCGCGCGGATCAGGTCTTCCGGCTTGCCTCCGGGAAGCTCTTCGATGAAGTGGACGAGGCCAGGGCGCTGGGTCTGACGCCGCGCCCGGTGCTGATCGGCCCGCTCACCTATCTGTGGATGGCCAAAACGCGCGGCGGCGACTTCGACCGGCTCAGTCTGCTGGAGCGCCTGCTGCCGGTCTATGGCGAGATCCTCGCGCGGCTGAAGGTGCAGGGCGTGGACTGGGTGCAGATCGACGAGCCCATCCTGGTGCTGGATCTGCCGACCGACTGGCGTCTGGCCTTCGAGTCGGCCTACAGCCAACTGACGGGCAACCGCCCGAAACTGCTGCTGACGACCTATTTCGGCGCCCTCGGGGACAATCTGCATCGCGCCTGTCATCTGCCGGTGGACGGTCTGCATCTCGATCTGGTGCGCGCCCCCGAGCAGCTTGAGCGGGTCATCGACTGGCTGCCGGGCACCAAGGTGCTGTCGGTCGGCATCATCGACGGGCGCAACGTCTGGCGCGCCGATCTCTCCGGTATTCTGGATCGGCTCCAACCCCTGCATGCCCGGCTCGGCGAGCGGCTGTGGGTCGCGCCCTCCTGTTCGCTGCTGCATGTCCCCGTCGATCTGGAACAGGAAAATGGGCTCGATACGGAGATCCGCGCCTGGATGGCCTTCGCGACCCAGAAGATCGGCGAGGTCTGTGTCATCAAAGAGGCGCTGGAACAGGGCCGCGAGGCCGTCGCCGAGACCCTGCGTGCGAGTGATGCCGCCATCGCGTCGCGTCGCGGCTCCGCCCGGCTCCAGCGTCCCGATGTGCGCGGGCGCGCGGCGGTGGTCGATGACGCCCAGGCCCGGCGTCAAAGTCCCTATGCCGCGCGTGCCGGGATCCAGCAGGCGCGCTTCGGCCTGCCGCCGTATCCCACCACCACCATCGGCTCCTTTCCGCAGACCCAGGAGATCCGCGCCGCCCGCCGCGACCACAAATCCGGCCAACTCGACGACAGCGGCTATGCCGCCGCCATGCGCGAGCAGATCGCCATCGCGGTGCAGGCGCAGGAGTCTTACGGGATCGATGTCCTGGTCCACGGCGAGCCCGAGCGCAATGACATGGTCGAGTATTTCGGCGAACAGCTCGACGGCTTCGTCTTCACCCGCAACGGCTGGGTGCAGTCCTACGGCTCGCGCTGCGTCAAACCGCCGGTGATCTTCGGCGACGTGGCCCGCCCGGCGCCCATGACGGTGGACTGGACGTGCTATGCCCAGTCGCTCACCGAGCGCCCGATGAAAGGGATGCTGACCGGCCCCGTGACCATCCTGCAATGGTCCTTCGTGCGCGACGATCAGCCGCGCGCCGAGACCTGCCTACAGATCGCGCTGGCGCTGCGCGACGAGGTCCGGGATCTGGAGCAGGCCGGAATCGGTATCATCCAGATCGACGAGCCGGCCTTCCGCGAGGGACTGCCGCTGCGCCGCGCGGACTGGCCGGGCTATCTGGAGTGGGCGGTGCGCGGCTTCCGCATCGCCTCCTGCGGGGTGGAGGACGCGACCCAGATCCACACGCACATGTGTTACTCGGAGTTCAACGACATCATCGCCGCCATCGCGGATCTGGACGCCGATGTCATCACCATCGAGACCGCCCGTTCCGACATGGAACTGCTGGACGCCTTCTCCGACTTCGCCTATCCCAACGAGATCGGACCCGGCGTCTACGACATCCATTCACCCAACGTCGCGCAGATCGAGGCCATGATCGGGCTGATGCGCAAGGCCGCCGAGCGCATTCCGCCCGCGCGGCTCTGGGTCAATCCCGACTGCGGACTCAAGACCCGTGGCTGGCCGGAGGTCGAGGCATCGCTGCGCAACATGGTGGAAGCGGCGCGCCTGCTGCGCGGGACGGCGGCCTGA
- a CDS encoding 2-amino-4-hydroxy-6-hydroxymethyldihydropteridine diphosphokinase: MKDYYIGLGCNLNPARGTRAMLEALLDLAPEIGISRIVATAPVGVVTDALYYNAVVRLRSPEEPATLKTRLIAIETRLGRNRDRCGRACPELPADLDILCCLTPGAHPVLADLPPEPFFQPLILELWAALGLRLPCSPLPVATGIPLLVHGQCCGLQTVFAFHVPACRAVGAARWLSG, encoded by the coding sequence GTGAAAGACTATTACATCGGACTCGGCTGCAACCTGAACCCGGCGCGGGGCACCCGCGCCATGCTGGAGGCGCTGCTCGATCTGGCGCCCGAGATCGGGATCAGCCGCATCGTGGCGACGGCGCCGGTCGGCGTCGTCACCGACGCCCTCTATTACAACGCCGTCGTCCGTTTGAGATCGCCGGAAGAGCCGGCGACGCTCAAGACGCGACTGATCGCCATCGAGACGCGGCTGGGCCGCAATCGCGACCGCTGCGGGCGGGCCTGCCCGGAGCTGCCCGCCGATCTGGACATCCTCTGCTGTCTGACGCCCGGCGCCCATCCTGTGTTGGCGGATCTGCCGCCCGAGCCCTTTTTCCAACCGCTCATCCTCGAACTCTGGGCCGCACTCGGCTTGCGACTTCCGTGTTCGCCGCTGCCGGTCGCGACCGGGATTCCGCTTCTGGTCCACGGTCAATGCTGCGGTCTGCAAACGGTCTTTGCGTTTCATGTTCCCGCTTGTCGGGCTGTTGGCGCTGCCAGGTGGCTTTCTGGCTGA
- a CDS encoding type II toxin-antitoxin system RelE/ParE family toxin: MDYSIEYYSDAVAEEILALPDTLAARYLVLARRIMAVGPNLGPPHTDAFGDGLFELRLKGQEGIARLFFCALVGRRVMILHSFIKKTQKTPQREIEIARKRMKEVRHANS, translated from the coding sequence ATGGACTACTCCATTGAGTACTACAGTGACGCCGTGGCCGAGGAGATCCTCGCGCTCCCGGACACGCTCGCCGCAAGATACCTCGTACTCGCAAGAAGAATAATGGCTGTTGGTCCGAATCTCGGGCCTCCGCACACGGACGCCTTCGGCGATGGCCTGTTCGAACTACGGCTGAAGGGTCAGGAGGGAATTGCCAGACTCTTCTTCTGCGCGCTCGTTGGCCGCAGGGTGATGATTTTGCACTCCTTCATCAAAAAAACCCAGAAAACTCCACAGCGAGAAATTGAGATTGCGCGCAAGCGCATGAAGGAGGTCAGGCATGCGAACTCATGA
- a CDS encoding helix-turn-helix domain-containing protein has protein sequence MRTHDEVVSKLMQRPGVCQEVERIEREEGVLLDILLKARQEAGLSQAQVAERMGTQAPAVARLERSLATGKHSPSLATLRKYAQACGKKLSVQLS, from the coding sequence ATGCGAACTCATGACGAAGTTGTTTCCAAGCTGATGCAGCGTCCCGGCGTCTGTCAGGAAGTCGAGCGCATCGAACGAGAGGAAGGCGTGCTACTTGATATCCTGCTAAAGGCGCGTCAAGAAGCCGGGTTGTCCCAGGCCCAGGTCGCCGAGCGCATGGGGACTCAAGCCCCAGCGGTTGCACGCCTGGAAAGGTCTCTGGCTACGGGGAAACATTCGCCTTCGCTGGCAACACTACGCAAGTACGCACAGGCTTGTGGCAAGAAACTCTCAGTTCAGCTCTCGTAG
- a CDS encoding LysE family translocator — protein MLSLEFLITSFIVVLIPGTGVVFTISTGLVQGRKASVFAALGCTAGIVPHLLATILGLAAILHTSALAFQVLKYAGVAYLFYIAIVTWRDKSAFAIDGTTSASTAIGLTVKAFLLNILNPKLTIFFLAFLPQFIQPGTTEPIWQLLILSATFMVMTFVVFVAYGFLAHAFRKAVIESSRVQGWLRRGFAATFAGLGANLAFTEK, from the coding sequence ATGCTCAGCCTGGAATTCCTGATCACCTCGTTCATTGTTGTGCTCATTCCCGGCACCGGGGTTGTCTTCACCATATCGACGGGCCTTGTCCAAGGTCGGAAGGCAAGCGTGTTTGCTGCGCTTGGGTGTACGGCGGGCATCGTTCCTCATCTTCTGGCTACCATTCTTGGTCTTGCCGCCATCCTGCATACGAGCGCCCTGGCGTTCCAAGTCCTCAAGTACGCTGGTGTGGCCTACCTGTTCTACATCGCCATTGTCACTTGGCGTGACAAATCAGCCTTTGCCATCGACGGCACAACCTCTGCCTCGACAGCCATTGGTCTCACGGTGAAGGCGTTCCTGCTCAATATTCTCAATCCCAAGCTGACGATTTTCTTCCTGGCGTTTCTCCCGCAATTCATTCAGCCAGGAACGACGGAACCGATCTGGCAGCTTCTGATTCTGAGCGCCACCTTCATGGTCATGACGTTCGTGGTCTTCGTGGCTTATGGGTTCCTCGCTCATGCGTTTCGCAAAGCAGTCATCGAGTCGTCCCGAGTCCAGGGGTGGCTTCGGCGAGGCTTCGCTGCAACTTTCGCCGGTCTCGGCGCAAATCTCGCATTCACCGAAAAGTGA
- a CDS encoding helix-turn-helix domain-containing protein yields MRTHDEVVSKLMQRPGVCQEVERIEREEGVLLDILLRARQEAGLSQERMGTQAPAVARLERALATGKHSPSLATLRKYAQACGKKLSVHLS; encoded by the coding sequence ATGCGAACTCATGACGAAGTTGTTTCCAAGCTGATGCAGCGTCCCGGCGTCTGTCAGGAAGTCGAGCGCATCGAACGAGAGGAAGGCGTGCTACTTGATATCCTGCTAAGGGCGCGTCAAGAGGCCGGGCTGTCCCAGGAGCGCATGGGTACTCAAGCCCCAGCGGTCGCACGCCTGGAAAGGGCTCTGGCCACGGGGAAACACTCGCCTTCGCTGGCAACACTACGCAAGTACGCACAGGCTTGTGGCAAGAAACTCTCAGTTCACCTCTCGTAG
- a CDS encoding type II toxin-antitoxin system HicA family toxin, with amino-acid sequence MPQKIRDLLNTLKRAGFTEIAGGGKGSHRKFVHSKYPGVVTVSGQTGDDAKRYQEKDVAQAIEMVSK; translated from the coding sequence ATGCCACAGAAAATCCGTGACTTGCTCAATACGCTGAAACGCGCTGGCTTCACAGAAATTGCTGGAGGTGGAAAAGGGTCGCATCGAAAGTTCGTTCACTCGAAGTACCCCGGCGTGGTGACAGTGAGCGGACAGACAGGTGATGACGCGAAGCGATATCAAGAGAAAGATGTCGCGCAAGCCATCGAAATGGTGAGCAAATGA
- a CDS encoding epoxyqueuosine reductase QueH, with protein MPHRPPLMPPGDADRVLLHSCCAPCSSAIVECLLNNGIRPTVFYFNPNIHPRREYERRKAESQRHAQTLGLDFVDADYDPKGWLKRTAALADAPERGPRCVLCFGLRLSETARYASANGFGVFTTTLASSRWKDRSQILDAGRSAAADWPGLVFWEHDWRKGGLTERKAELNREYGFYQQTYCGCIYSLRATRLRRVSDGSDS; from the coding sequence ATGCCTCATCGACCTCCACTGATGCCGCCGGGCGACGCCGACCGGGTCTTGCTCCATAGCTGCTGCGCGCCCTGTTCGAGCGCCATCGTCGAGTGTCTGCTGAACAACGGCATCCGCCCGACGGTCTTCTACTTCAATCCCAACATCCATCCCAGACGCGAATACGAGCGGCGCAAGGCGGAGAGTCAGCGTCACGCCCAGACGCTCGGGCTGGATTTCGTCGATGCCGATTACGATCCCAAAGGCTGGCTGAAGCGGACTGCCGCCCTGGCCGATGCGCCCGAGCGCGGGCCGCGCTGCGTCCTCTGCTTTGGACTGCGGCTGTCCGAGACGGCGCGGTACGCGAGCGCCAACGGCTTCGGTGTCTTCACGACCACCCTCGCGAGTTCGCGCTGGAAGGACCGTTCCCAGATCCTCGACGCCGGTCGTTCGGCGGCGGCCGACTGGCCGGGCCTCGTCTTTTGGGAACACGACTGGCGCAAGGGCGGGCTCACCGAACGCAAGGCCGAGCTGAACCGGGAATATGGTTTCTATCAACAGACCTATTGCGGGTGCATCTACAGTCTGCGCGCCACGCGCCTGCGGCGGGTCAGTGACGGATCGGATAGTTGA
- a CDS encoding cobyrinate a,c-diamide synthase, whose product MPMSEPKPPLSDPAPRQCPALFLTASASGQGKTTLVAGLARHHHRLGRRVRVFKTGPDFLDPMILSRASAATVGPLDLWMVGASDCRRKLWEAAGEADLILVEGAMGLFDGMPSGADLAETFGIPVAALIDARGMGQTFGALALGLATYRPALSFAGILANRVASPRHEAMIRGGLPPGLRYLGSMPRLAEAELPSRHLGLVQASEIVDLEARLDLIADRIGDTALAELPAPVRFAPPAEWPILSRPLAGRRIAIARDAAFSFLYEDNLRLLEALGADLSFFSPLADPDVRADAIYLPGGYPELHLHALAANAGIKDALARHLAAGRPLYAECGGMLYLLDRLTDKAGHTAEMAGLLPGQGQMRQRLAGLGMQSLDLPPGCLRGHSFHHSTMETPVEPVASGQRQSDGRAGEPFYRHGTLRASYLHLYFPSAPAAAAALFLPDREMLAQAPETTRAPAGESNSSAR is encoded by the coding sequence ATGCCCATGTCAGAGCCAAAACCGCCCCTCTCGGATCCCGCCCCGCGCCAGTGTCCGGCACTCTTCCTGACCGCCTCCGCGTCGGGACAGGGCAAGACGACCCTGGTCGCCGGTCTGGCGCGCCATCATCATCGCCTCGGGCGACGGGTGCGAGTGTTCAAAACCGGACCGGACTTCCTCGACCCCATGATCCTGAGCCGGGCTAGCGCGGCGACGGTCGGACCGCTCGATCTCTGGATGGTCGGCGCATCCGATTGCCGCCGCAAGCTTTGGGAGGCCGCCGGCGAGGCGGATCTGATCCTGGTCGAGGGCGCGATGGGGCTGTTCGACGGAATGCCGAGCGGGGCGGATCTGGCCGAGACCTTCGGGATTCCGGTCGCGGCCCTGATCGACGCGCGCGGCATGGGTCAGACCTTCGGCGCCCTCGCGCTGGGCCTGGCGACCTATCGTCCGGCCCTGAGCTTCGCCGGCATCCTGGCGAATCGGGTCGCGAGCCCGCGTCACGAGGCGATGATTCGGGGCGGCTTGCCGCCGGGGCTGCGCTATCTGGGGTCCATGCCGCGACTGGCCGAGGCCGAGCTGCCGAGCCGGCATCTGGGGTTGGTCCAGGCGTCGGAGATCGTCGACCTGGAGGCGCGACTCGACCTGATCGCGGATCGGATCGGCGACACCGCCCTGGCCGAGCTGCCCGCGCCGGTCCGGTTCGCGCCGCCCGCCGAGTGGCCGATCCTGTCCAGGCCGCTCGCCGGACGACGCATCGCGATCGCGCGCGACGCCGCCTTCTCCTTTCTTTACGAAGACAACCTGCGTCTTTTGGAGGCATTGGGCGCCGATCTGAGCTTCTTCTCGCCGCTCGCCGACCCCGATGTCCGCGCCGACGCCATCTATCTCCCCGGCGGTTATCCCGAACTCCATCTGCACGCCCTGGCGGCCAACGCCGGGATCAAGGACGCGCTTGCCCGGCACCTCGCCGCGGGCCGTCCGCTCTATGCCGAGTGCGGCGGCATGCTCTATCTGCTCGACCGGCTCACCGACAAAGCGGGACACACGGCGGAGATGGCGGGCCTGCTCCCCGGCCAGGGTCAGATGCGTCAGCGCCTGGCCGGTCTCGGCATGCAGTCGCTCGACCTGCCGCCGGGTTGTCTGCGAGGGCATAGCTTTCACCACTCGACCATGGAGACCCCTGTCGAGCCGGTCGCATCCGGTCAACGCCAGAGCGACGGGCGGGCGGGCGAGCCCTTCTACCGCCACGGCACGCTGCGCGCGAGCTATCTGCATCTCTATTTTCCCTCGGCGCCCGCGGCGGCCGCCGCCTTGTTTCTTCCAGACCGCGAGATGCTCGCGCAGGCGCCCGAGACGACACGTGCCCCGGCAGGCGAGAGCAATTCGAGCGCCCGGTAA
- a CDS encoding cobalamin biosynthesis protein: MADQEIVERLKIAIGLGCRRGVSLTTLESAIAEALRPLGEVEVCCIASHADKADEAALLALASIRGWPLRLFPAEILAAIQVPNPSSRAASAAGTPSVAEAAALLAADGRELLVAKRIHRGADGLGVTVAIARMSPKRGSLLA, encoded by the coding sequence ATGGCTGATCAAGAGATCGTTGAGAGACTGAAAATTGCAATCGGTCTGGGCTGTCGGCGCGGGGTCTCGCTGACGACCCTGGAGTCCGCGATCGCCGAGGCGTTACGGCCACTGGGCGAGGTCGAGGTGTGCTGCATCGCCAGTCATGCCGACAAAGCCGACGAAGCGGCGCTCCTAGCGCTGGCCAGCATACGCGGCTGGCCGTTGCGGCTCTTTCCGGCCGAGATCCTGGCCGCGATCCAGGTACCGAACCCCTCGTCCCGCGCGGCGAGCGCGGCCGGCACGCCCAGCGTCGCCGAGGCCGCCGCCCTACTCGCGGCCGACGGCCGGGAACTGCTGGTGGCCAAGCGAATCCATCGCGGCGCCGATGGCCTGGGCGTGACGGTGGCCATCGCGCGCATGAGCCCCAAGAGGGGAAGCTTACTCGCCTGA
- a CDS encoding GTP-binding protein: MTLFGISASRPQRRDPNAGNRRSLSRTTIESLASRLGECYLHVKGFVHLREDDDRRDLYQQIGPRWSLEPMGDWNDAPARTLW, translated from the coding sequence GTGACTCTCTTCGGCATTTCGGCCTCTCGACCACAGCGACGAGACCCGAACGCTGGAAACCGTCGCTCCCTGTCCCGAACGACCATCGAGAGCCTGGCCTCACGCCTCGGCGAGTGCTACCTGCACGTGAAGGGTTTCGTCCACCTGCGCGAAGACGACGACCGACGCGATCTCTATCAGCAGATCGGCCCCCGTTGGTCGCTGGAGCCCATGGGCGACTGGAACGATGCGCCGGCCCGAACGCTGTGGTGA
- a CDS encoding ABC transporter ATP-binding protein: MTRFEVAGLDVRLGGKTLVHDLSFDLGEGELLGLIGPNGAGKSSVLKAIMQLLPHRGRIRLGGRDLAALPARERARRLAYLSQDDGVQWPISVQDLVALGRHPYRGSWWRGGGTPRTDDRDAIEGALRATDVWDLRERRVTELSGGERARVRLARVLAVEAPLILADEPVAALDPRHQLRVMSLLREQCRQGRSLILVLHDLTLASRFCDRLLLLDRGEPIALGPPGEVLTRENLREVYGIRAVTGEHQRQGYILPWECESAAG, from the coding sequence GTGACGCGCTTCGAGGTGGCCGGGCTCGATGTCCGTCTCGGCGGGAAGACGCTGGTGCATGACCTCTCGTTCGATCTGGGCGAGGGCGAACTCCTTGGGCTCATCGGCCCCAACGGCGCCGGCAAGAGCAGCGTCCTCAAGGCGATCATGCAACTTCTGCCGCACCGTGGTCGGATCCGGCTCGGCGGACGGGATCTGGCGGCCCTGCCGGCACGCGAGCGCGCGCGTCGGCTTGCCTATCTGAGTCAGGACGACGGCGTGCAGTGGCCGATCTCGGTCCAGGATCTGGTCGCGCTCGGGCGCCATCCCTATCGCGGGAGCTGGTGGCGGGGCGGCGGTACGCCGAGAACGGACGATCGGGACGCGATCGAGGGCGCGTTGCGGGCCACCGACGTCTGGGATCTGCGCGAGCGCCGGGTGACCGAACTGTCCGGGGGCGAGCGCGCGCGGGTCCGTCTGGCCCGGGTGCTCGCGGTCGAGGCGCCGCTCATCCTGGCCGACGAGCCGGTCGCCGCGCTGGATCCCCGGCACCAGCTCCGGGTCATGTCGCTCCTGCGCGAGCAGTGTCGGCAGGGACGGAGTCTGATCCTGGTGCTCCACGACCTGACCCTGGCGAGCCGCTTCTGCGACCGGCTCCTGCTCCTGGATCGGGGCGAGCCGATCGCGTTGGGCCCGCCGGGCGAGGTTCTCACGCGCGAGAATCTACGGGAGGTCTATGGCATCCGCGCGGTCACGGGCGAGCATCAGCGGCAGGGTTATATTCTGCCCTGGGAGTGCGAGTCAGCCGCCGGATGA